One genomic segment of Acinetobacter oleivorans DR1 includes these proteins:
- a CDS encoding YihY family inner membrane protein produces MLQRFLSKLPFYNKTWFQFVLYVFKRFEADRCREQAGSLTYTTLFAVVPMLTVFLVIISSIKALEPARQQLQHLIYSNFLPKSTIAFDKALNAFTEKSSNLTVIGVLFLFVTTVLMLTSIETVFNRIWRVKETRSGIMGFMRYWTIISLGPIILGSAFVISSTVASMNILSNNFAGYQLDGSFILWLISFLLTIVGFFILYWTIPNRTVPVYAAGIAACLSAVLFEILKNLFSFVMSNFTSYELIYGAFAAVPIFLLWIFLSWNIILLGVEVSFALTAFHSGKEQKRHPVLMLLDILELFYKKQKLGESVSDKEALEILGRGEIGRWPAYVLLLEEQNLVKRTDKDEYVLARNLSQVDFWSFFTALPYPLPLRQDVQNVHDDDEWMEKIGPALIESNDYLAAKLSIPLSTIFEEK; encoded by the coding sequence ATGTTACAACGTTTTTTAAGTAAGCTTCCTTTTTATAATAAAACCTGGTTTCAGTTCGTTTTATATGTATTTAAACGTTTTGAAGCTGATCGGTGCCGTGAACAAGCTGGTTCCCTCACCTATACAACACTATTCGCAGTTGTGCCGATGTTAACGGTTTTTTTAGTTATTATCTCTTCAATTAAAGCGCTAGAACCTGCAAGACAACAGCTCCAACATTTAATCTATAGTAATTTTTTACCTAAGAGCACTATTGCATTTGATAAAGCTCTAAACGCTTTCACAGAGAAATCGAGCAACCTGACCGTTATTGGTGTGCTGTTTTTATTCGTCACTACCGTTTTAATGCTGACCTCAATTGAAACCGTCTTTAATCGCATTTGGCGCGTAAAAGAAACTCGTAGTGGCATTATGGGTTTTATGCGTTACTGGACCATCATCTCTTTAGGTCCGATTATCTTAGGAAGTGCATTCGTCATTTCCTCGACTGTCGCTTCCATGAATATTCTCAGCAATAATTTTGCAGGATATCAACTTGATGGGTCATTTATACTCTGGTTAATTTCTTTCTTATTGACCATTGTTGGCTTTTTTATTTTGTATTGGACTATTCCGAACCGAACAGTTCCAGTTTATGCAGCTGGTATAGCGGCCTGCTTAAGTGCTGTACTTTTTGAAATTCTCAAGAACTTATTCAGCTTCGTCATGTCAAATTTCACCAGCTATGAACTGATCTACGGCGCATTTGCAGCAGTACCCATTTTCCTATTATGGATCTTTCTTTCATGGAATATTATTTTACTGGGTGTAGAAGTTAGTTTTGCTTTAACTGCTTTTCACTCAGGTAAAGAACAAAAACGACATCCTGTTCTAATGTTATTAGATATTCTTGAGCTGTTTTATAAAAAGCAAAAGCTGGGTGAAAGTGTAAGTGATAAAGAAGCTTTAGAAATTTTAGGCCGTGGAGAAATTGGTCGCTGGCCTGCTTATGTGCTTTTACTAGAAGAACAAAATTTAGTTAAACGCACCGATAAAGATGAATATGTTCTAGCGCGTAATTTATCCCAAGTTGATTTCTGGAGTTTTTTCACAGCCCTTCCGTACCCATTGCCTTTACGTCAAGATGTCCAAAATGTGCATGATGACGATGAATGGATGGAAAAAATTGGACCAGCGCTCATTGAATCTAATGATTATTTGGCTGCAAAACTTTCTATTCCACTTTCAACAATTTTTGAAGAGAAATAG
- the wrbA gene encoding NAD(P)H:quinone oxidoreductase, which produces MKPMQPYILVLYYSKYGSTKEMAHLIANGVESAGMSVKIRTVPNIAPVVTVAEPSIPAEGDIYCTLDDLANCAGLALGSPTRFGNMASEMKYFWDQTTSLWLNGALHNKPACVFTSSGSMHGGQESTLLTMLPPLFHHGMMILGLPNAIPALSNTKTGGTPYGASHVSGPRHDQSLSQDEKILCEAQGKRLGEVVKKLVVSL; this is translated from the coding sequence ATGAAACCGATGCAACCTTACATTCTTGTACTCTATTACAGTAAATATGGTTCTACTAAAGAAATGGCGCATTTAATTGCCAATGGTGTTGAGTCTGCGGGTATGTCAGTGAAAATTCGGACAGTGCCAAATATTGCTCCGGTCGTCACGGTAGCTGAACCTAGTATTCCGGCAGAAGGCGATATCTACTGTACGTTAGATGATCTAGCGAATTGTGCAGGTCTGGCGTTGGGTTCCCCAACTCGCTTCGGCAATATGGCAAGTGAAATGAAATATTTTTGGGACCAAACGACGAGTCTTTGGCTCAATGGGGCATTACATAATAAACCTGCTTGTGTTTTTACTTCTTCTGGATCAATGCATGGTGGACAGGAGAGTACTTTACTCACGATGTTACCGCCGTTATTTCATCACGGGATGATGATTTTGGGATTACCAAATGCAATTCCAGCTTTATCTAACACTAAAACAGGTGGAACACCATATGGGGCAAGTCATGTAAGCGGACCCCGCCATGACCAGAGCTTAAGTCAGGATGAAAAGATTTTGTGTGAAGCTCAAGGTAAGCGTTTGGGTGAAGTTGTTAAAAAGCTTGTAGTTTCTCTTTAA
- a CDS encoding xanthine phosphoribosyltransferase, translating into MHALEQKILTEGIVLSDQVLKVDAFLNHQIDPVLMQQIGKEFAARFKDAGITKIITIEASGIAPAIMAGLELGVPVIFARKYQSLTLKDDLYRSKVFSFTKQTESTIAISNKHLHSTDKALVIDDFLANGQAALGLIDLIHQANAEVVGVGIVIEKSFQPGRDLLLEKGYRVESLARVLSLTDGKVTFVKE; encoded by the coding sequence GTGCACGCACTAGAACAGAAAATCTTAACAGAAGGTATCGTTCTATCTGATCAAGTCTTGAAAGTCGACGCTTTCTTAAACCACCAAATTGATCCTGTATTAATGCAGCAGATTGGTAAAGAATTTGCCGCTCGCTTTAAAGATGCAGGGATTACCAAGATTATTACCATTGAAGCATCAGGTATTGCACCTGCAATCATGGCAGGTTTGGAACTTGGTGTACCTGTAATTTTCGCTCGTAAATATCAGTCATTGACGTTAAAAGATGACTTATATCGCTCTAAAGTATTTAGTTTTACTAAACAAACTGAAAGCACGATTGCGATTTCAAACAAACACCTTCATTCAACTGATAAAGCATTAGTTATTGATGACTTCTTGGCGAATGGCCAAGCAGCATTAGGACTAATTGATTTAATTCACCAAGCAAATGCAGAAGTTGTGGGAGTTGGTATCGTGATTGAAAAATCATTCCAACCGGGCCGTGATTTATTGCTTGAAAAAGGCTACCGAGTTGAGTCATTAGCACGTGTTCTTTCTCTTACAGATGGTAAAGTTACTTTTGTAAAAGAATAA
- a CDS encoding DUF3108 domain-containing protein: MATKFLKSFGIATGISTTLLFAGFSSHALAMSPFQANYQFTYNNKGMGSATRTLSQQGNNWTYNFTAKAGGIASASETSKFSFANGKIGSQSFSRTSKILIHNNTMNINFNPNSKTISTKKDDKARSFAWQAGVLDELNAELQVREDLKNGSLKTSYPLADAKEVENRRFVKQGNEKIKTSYGTFDTVKVVLEHGKPDRNTIFWLAPKLDYLPVKVSHVDGKTSYGLLLTSYTGKTN, from the coding sequence ATGGCAACAAAATTTCTGAAATCGTTTGGCATCGCAACAGGTATTTCAACAACTTTGCTTTTTGCAGGTTTCTCAAGCCATGCACTTGCCATGAGCCCATTTCAGGCAAATTATCAGTTCACTTATAATAATAAAGGTATGGGTTCGGCTACACGTACCTTAAGCCAGCAAGGTAATAATTGGACTTACAATTTCACGGCAAAAGCTGGTGGAATTGCTTCTGCAAGTGAAACAAGTAAATTTAGTTTTGCTAATGGTAAAATTGGATCTCAAAGTTTTAGCCGTACCAGCAAAATTTTGATTCATAACAACACCATGAATATTAACTTTAACCCAAACAGTAAAACTATTTCTACCAAGAAAGACGATAAAGCTCGTTCATTTGCTTGGCAGGCTGGTGTGCTTGATGAGTTAAATGCAGAATTACAAGTGCGTGAAGATTTAAAAAATGGTTCACTTAAAACCTCATACCCTCTTGCTGATGCAAAAGAAGTTGAAAATCGTCGTTTTGTAAAACAAGGTAATGAGAAAATTAAAACTTCTTATGGCACATTTGATACCGTAAAAGTTGTTTTAGAACATGGTAAACCAGACCGTAATACTATTTTCTGGTTAGCACCTAAATTGGACTACTTACCAGTTAAAGTCAGCCATGTTGATGGTAAAACTTCTTACGGCCTGTTATTAACAAGTTATACAGGTAAAACGAATTAA
- a CDS encoding energy transducer TonB, giving the protein MLNRRSLSIEPFYHWWQDRVFIAATILAILLHVFVLLIHFAMPSPSEQSTKEIAISIRSSNEPVQQADFLAQADQQGSGTFREAHRTSSDTPNPMPNDASTGNAELESLQKVQQQRELKFEEKVLMTVLSWQKQADASQRKKELEQLQSQFQAKAAMVASLEAQYLQRRQDFSRQQKIKTVDGIQAKKDASAAYLDKFREKVELYGNRYYPEEAKQQQLRGEVRLMVILNAQGGIRAIRLLESSGHSILDEAAKSSVRRGAPFGHFDANMKDISELRIVRTWRFDPAQAEFEVH; this is encoded by the coding sequence ATGTTGAACAGAAGAAGTCTATCCATAGAGCCTTTTTACCATTGGTGGCAAGACCGAGTCTTTATTGCTGCAACCATATTGGCAATCTTACTGCATGTTTTTGTGTTGCTCATCCACTTTGCCATGCCTAGCCCGTCAGAGCAATCTACTAAAGAAATTGCAATTTCAATTCGATCAAGCAATGAGCCAGTTCAGCAGGCAGACTTTTTGGCACAAGCGGACCAGCAGGGTTCGGGCACATTTCGTGAAGCCCATCGTACCTCTAGTGATACTCCAAATCCGATGCCTAATGATGCTTCAACAGGAAATGCAGAGTTAGAAAGTTTGCAAAAGGTTCAGCAACAAAGAGAGCTTAAATTTGAAGAAAAAGTCTTAATGACTGTTTTGAGTTGGCAAAAACAAGCTGATGCGAGTCAAAGGAAAAAAGAACTAGAACAATTACAAAGTCAATTTCAGGCAAAAGCTGCGATGGTTGCGAGTCTTGAAGCACAATATTTACAACGTAGACAAGATTTCAGTCGGCAACAAAAAATCAAAACAGTAGATGGAATTCAAGCGAAGAAAGATGCTTCGGCTGCTTATTTAGATAAGTTCCGTGAAAAAGTAGAGTTGTATGGTAATCGCTATTATCCAGAAGAAGCCAAACAACAACAGCTAAGAGGCGAAGTCCGTTTAATGGTGATTTTGAATGCCCAAGGCGGAATTCGTGCAATTCGATTACTTGAAAGCTCAGGACACTCAATATTAGATGAAGCAGCTAAGTCTTCAGTACGTCGCGGTGCACCATTTGGTCATTTCGATGCCAATATGAAAGATATTTCTGAATTACGTATTGTACGTACGTGGCGTTTCGATCCGGCTCAAGCAGAATTTGAAGTACATTAA
- the ybeY gene encoding rRNA maturation RNase YbeY, with protein MKISLSLQQDFQSPELELKRAQLKKIIETTLRHVGYKEDCEIGVACVDLAESQQLNLQYREKDKPTNVLSFPSDIPEEVLPMLDALPLGDLVICIPVVLQEALEQKKTAQNHFAHLLVHGVLHLLGYDHETSDEDAEEMEGIEVEILAKLNIENPYQEQI; from the coding sequence TTGAAAATCAGTTTAAGTTTACAACAAGACTTTCAATCACCTGAGTTAGAGCTCAAACGAGCTCAACTCAAAAAAATTATTGAGACAACTTTACGCCACGTTGGCTATAAAGAAGATTGCGAAATTGGCGTTGCTTGTGTCGATTTAGCAGAAAGCCAACAACTTAATCTGCAATATAGAGAGAAAGATAAACCAACTAATGTTTTATCATTTCCAAGTGATATTCCTGAAGAAGTTTTACCAATGCTAGATGCCTTACCTTTAGGCGATTTAGTTATTTGTATTCCAGTGGTATTACAAGAAGCATTAGAACAGAAAAAAACTGCCCAAAACCATTTTGCACATCTATTAGTACATGGTGTTTTACATTTGCTTGGTTATGACCATGAAACCAGTGATGAAGATGCAGAGGAAATGGAAGGGATTGAAGTCGAAATTCTAGCAAAGCTGAATATCGAAAATCCTTACCAAGAACAGATCTAA
- a CDS encoding PhoH family protein, with product MTAAIRRTVTFPEISMERLKSILGAYNGHLKQIEQRLDVKITHRGDVFHIDGEIDAVGRAEALLQRLYEESEVSQQISADLLHLLIQSSQTERNFELVGDEMDEHDAPLDVYFQTRKGRINPRGANQKRYVQRILQSDISFGVGPAGTGKTYLAVAAAVDMLERNEIQRILLVRPAVEAGEKLGFLPGDLTQKIDPYLRPLYDALYEMLGFEKVAKLIERQVIEVAPLAYMRGRTLNHSFVILDEAQNTTPEQMKMFLTRLGFGSRAVITGDITQVDLPRGQQSGLAHALRVLENITEIHITRFHSRDVVRHQLVQKIVEAYEGWDGEQQRLNAEARAERKARQEALVAENDTAADLQHQDA from the coding sequence TTGACTGCAGCGATTCGACGTACCGTAACATTTCCTGAAATTTCAATGGAACGTTTAAAGAGCATTCTAGGTGCCTATAATGGGCACCTGAAGCAAATTGAACAGCGTTTAGATGTCAAAATTACTCATCGTGGAGATGTTTTTCACATAGATGGTGAAATAGATGCTGTTGGGAGAGCCGAAGCATTATTGCAACGACTCTACGAAGAGTCTGAGGTATCCCAGCAAATCAGTGCTGATCTATTACACCTCCTCATTCAATCGTCACAAACTGAACGCAATTTCGAGTTGGTTGGTGACGAAATGGATGAACACGATGCGCCGCTTGATGTCTATTTCCAGACCCGAAAAGGCCGCATTAATCCACGTGGTGCCAATCAAAAACGTTATGTACAACGTATTTTACAAAGCGATATTTCTTTTGGTGTAGGCCCTGCTGGTACAGGTAAAACCTATTTAGCAGTTGCTGCCGCCGTAGACATGCTAGAACGTAACGAAATCCAACGGATTTTACTTGTACGTCCTGCTGTAGAAGCTGGAGAAAAGCTGGGTTTCTTACCTGGTGATTTAACCCAGAAAATTGACCCCTATTTACGTCCTCTTTACGACGCACTTTACGAAATGCTTGGCTTTGAAAAAGTTGCTAAGTTAATCGAGCGTCAAGTCATTGAGGTTGCGCCTCTTGCATATATGCGTGGGCGCACACTTAACCATTCATTTGTCATTTTGGATGAAGCTCAAAACACAACACCAGAACAAATGAAAATGTTCTTGACTCGTTTAGGTTTTGGCTCTCGTGCAGTGATTACAGGTGACATTACCCAAGTAGATTTACCTCGAGGTCAACAATCTGGTTTGGCACACGCACTCCGCGTACTCGAAAATATTACAGAAATTCATATTACCCGTTTCCATTCCCGTGACGTTGTACGTCACCAACTGGTTCAAAAAATCGTTGAAGCGTATGAAGGATGGGATGGTGAACAACAGCGTCTTAATGCTGAAGCACGTGCTGAGCGCAAAGCACGTCAAGAAGCATTAGTTGCTGAAAACGATACAGCAGCAGACTTGCAACATCAGGATGCTTAA
- the miaB gene encoding tRNA (N6-isopentenyl adenosine(37)-C2)-methylthiotransferase MiaB, which produces MTVQTFIPNGAKAASENTVTQPTHTTDVSIKKLYIETQGCQMNEYDSHRMADLLGDSHGYILTSNPNEADILLMNTCSIREKAQEKVFSELGRWRKLKDKNPDLVIGVGGCVASQEGDNIQKRAPYVDMIFGPQTLHRLPQMLDQHNAQVEKPKKDKIKLVDISFPDIEKFDFLPEPRVEGFKAFVSIMEGCSKYCSFCVVPYTRGEEVSRPLDDVLAEIAGLAEKGVREISLLGQNVNGYRGETFEGGICTFPELLRLVAEIPGIGRLRYTTSHPLEFSDELIQCYEDLPQMVSHLHLPVQSGSNDVLQAMKRNHTIDVYIDKIAKLRKIRPDMHLSSDFIIGFPGETDENFAETLQFIKDLDFDHSYSFVYSKRPGTPASDLPDTTPEQVKKERLAQVQKVIKQSSIEKTDAMLGKIERVLIEKVSDQDPNILIGTADNTRLVTFVGDATWVGRFAEIEITEIKTLNFVYGELLNLEPDVA; this is translated from the coding sequence ATGACGGTTCAAACCTTCATTCCCAATGGTGCCAAAGCTGCCTCAGAAAACACTGTTACCCAGCCAACGCACACCACTGATGTTTCAATAAAAAAACTTTATATTGAAACTCAAGGGTGTCAGATGAATGAGTATGACAGTCACCGTATGGCAGACCTTTTAGGGGACTCTCACGGTTACATTTTAACGAGTAACCCTAATGAAGCAGACATCCTGCTCATGAATACGTGTTCTATCCGTGAAAAAGCACAGGAAAAAGTATTTAGTGAATTAGGGCGCTGGCGTAAACTAAAAGACAAGAATCCTGATCTTGTGATTGGTGTCGGTGGATGTGTTGCCTCTCAAGAAGGCGACAATATTCAAAAACGTGCGCCTTATGTAGACATGATTTTTGGCCCTCAAACATTACACCGTTTACCACAAATGCTTGATCAACATAATGCTCAAGTAGAAAAACCTAAAAAAGACAAAATCAAACTCGTTGATATTTCTTTCCCAGATATTGAAAAGTTCGACTTTTTACCAGAACCACGCGTAGAAGGCTTTAAAGCATTTGTTTCTATCATGGAAGGCTGTTCTAAATACTGCTCTTTCTGTGTAGTTCCATATACACGCGGTGAAGAAGTTTCTCGACCTTTAGATGATGTACTTGCAGAAATTGCAGGCCTTGCTGAAAAAGGTGTCCGTGAAATTTCACTTCTTGGTCAAAATGTAAATGGTTATCGTGGTGAAACCTTCGAAGGTGGCATCTGTACTTTCCCTGAATTGTTACGACTCGTTGCAGAAATTCCGGGTATTGGACGCTTACGTTATACAACATCGCACCCACTTGAGTTCTCTGATGAGTTAATTCAGTGTTATGAAGATTTACCTCAAATGGTGTCACATTTACACTTGCCTGTTCAAAGTGGTTCGAATGACGTTTTACAGGCAATGAAGCGAAATCACACGATTGATGTTTATATCGATAAAATTGCGAAGCTACGTAAAATTCGTCCAGACATGCATTTATCAAGTGATTTTATTATTGGCTTCCCTGGTGAAACTGATGAAAATTTTGCAGAAACATTACAATTTATCAAAGATTTAGATTTCGACCATTCTTATAGTTTTGTTTATTCGAAACGCCCAGGTACACCTGCATCGGACTTGCCAGACACCACACCTGAGCAAGTTAAAAAAGAGCGTTTAGCTCAAGTTCAGAAAGTCATTAAACAGTCTAGTATTGAAAAAACAGATGCCATGTTAGGTAAAATTGAACGTGTACTTATTGAAAAAGTATCTGATCAAGACCCTAATATTTTAATTGGTACTGCTGACAATACACGTCTAGTCACTTTCGTTGGTGATGCAACTTGGGTTGGCCGTTTTGCAGAGATCGAGATTACTGAAATTAAAACTTTAAATTTTGTTTACGGTGAGCTCTTGAATCTTGAACCTGACGTGGCGTAA
- a CDS encoding lytic transglycosylase domain-containing protein, whose protein sequence is MKNKYMHRSWLGAMCLLGCSFTYAAEEQFNDALNAANSGNTALLDQYQLAMQNDVLGYYPEYWKLNTNLGFQPSASIVSFAQRYPQSAMAEKLAADYVEEKVKQADFASAQPLLSYVTNPDQAENCALAQVRAKTGDALVFAEYKDVWLATESQPESCVGLGRLMLSSPLMSQQDKQQRLWVQLRSGLTGQALATAQTLGMNLSLAQLNQIQANPLNYLWSAPKTNDTDYAYLIFALGRLANNDLPNAFSNVQRVAQGTPDNIQKYLYRTVAYIGGTTVMKNNFNREVLQYFDASYGYPLSPEEAEIYARQAIRFGAWESLIRAIDAMSVTQKQEDRWQYWLARATEQRNDSNSKNTAQRIYKKLAESGDDYHNLLAKDRLGERYNHQPYDDQPTASDLRRLDQNVHFNRAFTLRRINANPTYTNREWNWAVRQAYLQHDDGVLLAAAKRAHDMGWYDRAIYAADRTTNKHNDTYRYVTPHKTNVVSHSYNAGIDPAWAYGLMRQESRFVTSARSHVGAGGLMQIMPDTAKLIARQMGETYNPAALNEMNTNIRYGTFYLSMIQGQLSNNPVLATAGYNAGPNRARRWQPDFQSISADQYTETIPLLETRDYVKHVMTNATHYGVILGQGAQSLSQRMKVIPMRTSP, encoded by the coding sequence ATGAAAAATAAATATATGCATCGTAGCTGGTTAGGAGCTATGTGTTTACTTGGTTGTTCATTTACCTATGCTGCCGAAGAGCAGTTCAATGATGCATTAAATGCTGCAAATAGTGGCAATACCGCGTTATTAGACCAATATCAGCTTGCTATGCAAAATGATGTATTGGGGTACTATCCAGAATATTGGAAACTTAATACCAATCTTGGCTTTCAACCTTCAGCTTCGATTGTAAGTTTTGCTCAACGTTATCCTCAATCAGCAATGGCTGAGAAATTAGCAGCCGATTATGTTGAAGAAAAAGTTAAACAAGCTGACTTCGCATCTGCACAACCTTTACTATCTTATGTCACGAATCCAGATCAGGCCGAAAACTGTGCATTGGCGCAGGTGAGAGCCAAAACCGGTGATGCATTAGTTTTTGCTGAATATAAAGATGTATGGTTAGCCACCGAATCGCAACCTGAATCTTGTGTGGGGCTTGGACGCTTGATGTTATCTAGCCCATTAATGAGTCAGCAAGATAAGCAACAGCGCCTTTGGGTGCAATTACGTTCTGGTTTAACAGGACAGGCCCTTGCTACGGCACAGACTTTAGGTATGAATTTGTCTTTGGCTCAGCTTAATCAAATTCAGGCTAACCCACTCAATTATTTATGGAGTGCGCCTAAAACAAATGATACGGACTATGCTTATTTGATTTTTGCATTAGGTCGTTTGGCTAATAATGACTTACCTAATGCTTTTTCGAACGTACAACGTGTCGCTCAAGGTACACCAGATAATATACAAAAGTATTTATATAGAACGGTCGCTTATATTGGTGGCACCACAGTCATGAAAAATAATTTCAATCGTGAAGTTCTTCAATATTTTGATGCAAGTTACGGTTACCCTCTAAGCCCTGAAGAAGCTGAAATTTATGCGCGTCAGGCAATTCGATTTGGTGCGTGGGAAAGTTTAATTCGTGCTATTGATGCTATGAGCGTGACACAAAAACAAGAAGATCGCTGGCAATATTGGCTTGCTCGTGCAACAGAACAGCGCAATGACAGTAATTCAAAAAATACTGCGCAACGTATTTATAAGAAATTAGCTGAAAGTGGCGATGACTATCACAACCTGTTAGCTAAAGATCGTTTGGGTGAACGTTATAATCACCAACCTTATGATGACCAGCCAACAGCAAGTGATTTAAGACGTTTAGATCAGAATGTTCACTTTAATCGTGCTTTTACTTTAAGACGTATTAATGCAAATCCAACTTATACCAATCGAGAATGGAACTGGGCCGTTCGACAAGCTTATCTTCAACATGATGATGGTGTGTTGTTAGCTGCTGCAAAGCGTGCTCATGATATGGGATGGTATGACCGTGCGATTTACGCAGCAGATCGTACAACAAATAAACATAATGATACGTATCGCTATGTGACCCCCCATAAGACTAATGTCGTAAGTCATAGTTACAATGCAGGAATTGATCCAGCGTGGGCTTATGGTTTAATGCGACAAGAAAGCCGATTTGTTACCTCTGCACGCTCTCACGTTGGAGCGGGTGGACTTATGCAAATTATGCCCGATACGGCAAAGTTGATTGCACGTCAAATGGGCGAAACCTATAATCCAGCGGCATTAAATGAAATGAATACCAATATTCGATATGGTACATTTTATTTGTCGATGATTCAGGGACAATTAAGCAATAATCCAGTTTTGGCAACGGCAGGTTATAATGCTGGACCTAATCGGGCAAGACGTTGGCAACCGGACTTTCAATCAATTTCGGCTGATCAATATACAGAGACAATTCCATTGTTAGAAACCAGAGACTATGTCAAGCATGTTATGACGAATGCAACACATTATGGTGTGATATTAGGGCAAGGGGCTCAATCATTATCACAACGTATGAAAGTCATTCCAATGCGTACATCGCCTTAA